In Microbacterium sp. zg-Y818, the genomic window CACGCCCGCGAGAGCCTCACGGAGAACCCCGACCTCGCACTCGCCATGGTCGGCGACTTCAACATCGCCCCGACGGATGCCGACAACGGCGACCCCGCCGTCGTCGAGGGGATCTCGACCCACGTCTCCGCGCCGGAGCGCGCGGCGTTCCGGGCCATCGAAGATGCCGGGATGGTCGACGTCGTCCGCCCGCTGGTGCCGACCGGGTTCACCTACTGGGACTACAAGCAGCTGCGCTTCCCCCGCAACCAGGGCATGCGCATCGACTTCATCCTCGGCTCGCACGCCTTCGCCGACCGGGTCACGGGCGCATCGATCCACCGCGACGAGCGCAAGGGCGAGATCCCGAGCGACCACGTCCCCGTCGTCGTGGACCTCGACCTCACGTCGCCCGACGAGGACGACGATCGGCCGATGATCTTCGGCTGACGCGAATACTCACTCGGCAGCGCGAATCAGCCCATGTCGGCGGTGGTCACCGCCGGGCCGGGG contains:
- a CDS encoding exodeoxyribonuclease III, which encodes MRLATWNVNSIRARVVRTVDFAVREGIDVLAMQEIKCKPEQFPYEAFEDAGYHVVAHGLNQWNGVAIASREPIDDVATSFPGMPGFAKGHEGPDAPLEARALGATIGGIRVWSLYVPNGRSLDDPHYVYKLDWLGALAQHARESLTENPDLALAMVGDFNIAPTDADNGDPAVVEGISTHVSAPERAAFRAIEDAGMVDVVRPLVPTGFTYWDYKQLRFPRNQGMRIDFILGSHAFADRVTGASIHRDERKGEIPSDHVPVVVDLDLTSPDEDDDRPMIFG